CGAGACACCGGAGCCGTACACGCTCCGCGAGTCCTGCCCGGTGCCCGGGGCAAACCACGCGGACCGGCTCGCGGCGTTCCTCGCGGAGCTGGACGCGCGCGGCCCGGCCCCCTGGTTCCCGGAGGCCGCCGAGGAGTTCGCGCGCCGCACCGGCGTCACCGAGACGATGGCCCGGCTGATCGTCGCCGGACTGCCCCAGGTCGACGTCTACCAGCGTGCGTTCCTGTCCACGGAGGCACGCACCGCCCTCGGTGTGAAGCAGGGGCCCGCGGCCGTCGCCAAGGACGAACTGCGCCGCGTCGACGGCGAGATCCGCGCCGAGGTGGTGGCCGCGCTGCTGCCCGCCGACCCCGCCCGGCTGTGGACCGACGGGCCCGACGCGGCCGCCGCGGCCGAGGTCTGGAACAGCAAGGTGGGCAGGCGGACGGCCGTCCCCGAGGAGTTGTTCGCCGACGCGACCCGCGCGGTCAAGCACTCCCCGTGGGAGCTCCGCGCCGCCCTGCCCGCGCTGCTGCACCCGGCCGGTGAACCCCGGCTCACCCGGGACCTGGAATGGGCGGTCAAGGGCGACCGGGTCCGTCCCGTCGACGACGACGCGGTCGGGTTCACCGCGGACACCCTCGTCGGCTCCGTCGGCCTGGCCGCCTGGCTCGCCCACCGGCTGCCCGCCGGCGACCCGCTGCGGGCAGCGCTGCCCGCCGCGCTCACCGCCGTGCGCGAGCGGCTCGCGCACCCCGGGCTCGTCCTGGACCTCAACCGGTACATCGGCCTGCCGCAGTTCCGCAAGACCGCGGGTACCCCGACCGAGGTCGGCGAGGGCTTCGAGCGGTACGGCGCCGTCATCCTGGCCACGCACGACGACCAGCCGTCACCGGGCATCAGGGTCTCGCTGCTCGACGAGGCCGGCGAGGACCCGTACCTGCCGGCGCTGCGCATCGACGACCAGCGGCCCTACGCCGCCGAGGTGGCGCTGCGGCTGGCCCGTTCCGCCCCGTACGCCGCGCTGCTGGCCGACCCGGGCGACCCGGTGGCGGGCGAGCGCGGCAAGGACGGCACCTGGTGGCCGCAGGACCCCAGCCGTTCGGTGCCCGAGCTGGTGACCGAGGTGGCGAAGGAGTACGGCATCGGCGAGGACGCCGCCACGCTCTATCTGATGCTGCTCGCCATGCCCGACCCGACGGACCGCATGACGGCCCGCTGGACGGGGTGGAAGCCGGCCCGGCTCAAGGCGGCCCGTGCCGAACTGGCCGGGGGCGAGCTGGTGGTGGAGGCCAGCCGCGCCAGGGCCGGGCGTTCGCTCTTCCTGCCCGGCGCCTGGGTCGACCCGAAGGCACCTCGGCTGCCGCTGGAGCGGTGGAAGCTGCCGCTGTTCGCCGGCCTGATGAACGACGAGCACCCCACGTTCGGCGTGATCGTGCCGTCGGAACCGGCCGCCGAGCTGTACCGCAGGGCCTGGCAGCGGATCCAGGACGGCGACGCGCCCCGGTTCGAGGAGCTGAAGGTGCGGCGGGGCCGCCGCCGCTGAACGGGATCGGGGGCGCCCGGCCACCGGGCGCCCCGTCCTGACTTCGGCCCTTCCACGCACCTGCCGACATACCGCCTTACACACTTTCCTACTTACCTACTGAGCAAGGACGTTCATGACCGCGACCGACACGGCGACGGCTCTTCCGGCCCGGCAGATCCTGCCCGCCGAGGAGCGCCACGCCACCGAACTCGACTTCCTCGCCGCCCATGACGAGGGCCCGCGCCCGCCCGGCTGGCGCCTGACCCCGCGTTCCGTGGTCACCTTCGTCTGCGGCAGCGGCGGCGAGGCCCTGAAGCTGCCCAAGCCGCACGAGACCCTGCCGGACAAGCTGGTGATCGCACCCAAGTTCGTCGGCGAACGCGCCCTGGTCGAGCGGTGCGTGGTCACCCTCGCCGGTGAGCGCGGCCTGCTGCTCGTCGGCGAGCCCGGCACGGCCAAGTCGATGCTCTCCGAGCTGCTGTCGGCCGCCGTGTGCGGCACCAGCGCGCTCACCGTGCAGGGCACCGCCGGCACCACCGAGGACGCCTTCCGCTACGGCTGGAACTACGCCCTGCTGCTCGCCCAGGGCCCGACGCCGCAGGCGCTGGTCGACTCGCCGGTGCTGGGCGCGATGCGCTCCGGCCGGGTGGCGCGGGTCGAGGAGATCACCCGCTGTCTGCCCGAGGTGCAGGACGCCCTGGTGTCGATCCTGTCCGACCGCCGGGTGAGCGTGCCCGAGCTGTCCGGCACGGACGACGCCCAGGTCGCGGCCGCGCCCGGGTTCACGGTCATCGCCACGGCCAACCTGCGTGACCGGGGTGTCTCGGAGATGTCGGCCGCGCTCAAGCGCCGCTTCAACTTCGAGACCGTGCACCCCATCGCCGACGTCGACGCCGAGACGGCCCTGGTCCGGCGGCAGGCGGAGGCGGCCGTGCAGCGGGCGGGCGCGGCCTTCGGTGTGGACGACGCGGTGCTGGACGTACTGGTCACCGTCTTCCGCGATCTGCGTGCGGGGCGTTCCGCCGAGGGCTGGGACGTGGAGCGTCCGGGCACGGTGATGTCCACCGCCGAGGCCGTGTCGGTCGCGGCCTCCCTCGGGGTGGCCGCCGCGTACCTGCCCGGCGGCGACGCGCTCGATCTCGTCCCCGGGCACCTGCTGGGCGTGGTCCGCAAGGACGACCCGGCCGACCACGCCCGCCTCCTCGGCTACTGGGACGGCCCGGTGCGCCGTCGCGCCGAGGACGGCTCGGCGATGTGGCGCCGCCTCTGGGACCTGCGGGAGAACCTTCGGTGACGACCACTCAGGACCCGAGGGCCGCCGTCACGGCCCTCGCCGACTCGGCGGCGCCGTACCTGCTGGGGGTACGGCACCACAGCCCGGCCCTGGCCGCGGCCGTGCCCGCCCTGCTGGACGCCTCCGGCGCGGACGTCGTCTGCGTGGAGCTGCCGGCCGACTTCCAGCACTGGCTGCCCCACCTCGCGGCGCCGGGCACGCTCGCGCCGGTCGCCCTGGCCGGGGCGAGCGAGGGCGGCCGCCTCGGCTTCTACCCGTTCGCCGACTTCTCCCCCGAACTCGCCGCCCTCCGCTGGGCTCGGGACCGCGGCAAGGAGGTCATCTGCTGCGATCTCCCGATGTCGGACCCGGCGTGGAGCGTGGACCGGCTGGTGCCGAGCGCGGAAGCGCCCGCACCGCACGCCGACCACCCGGCACCGGGCTCGCACACCACGACGGCCGACCCGGCCGGTGGCACGGCCGGTGCGAGCGGCCCCGACTCCGACCCGGGCAGCCCCATGGCCGATGCGAGCGGCCCCACCGCCGACGCGGCCGACCCAACCCCGGGTGCGAGCAGCACCGGCGCCGAGCCGGGCAGCCCCGCCCCGGCCGTGGGCACGCGCAGCGTGGTGGTCGAAGGGACCGCCGTCGCCTCGCCGACGGCGTTCGCGGCGGCTCTCACCGCCGCCGGGACCGGTCGTGACGGGGACGATCTGTGGGACCGGTGCGTGGAGGTGCTCGCCCCCGGCTGCGCGCCCGAGGCGATCCGGCGCGCGGCCCTCGGCGTCGGGTGGGCGTTGCGTCGCGACGCCGAGTCGGCGGGCGGCGTGCCGCTGGTCGACCTGGCCCGTGAGGCGCACATGCGCGACACGATCGCCCGCGCCGCTGCGGGCGGACGCCGGGTCGCGGCCGTGATCGGCGCGTTCCACGCCCCGGCGTTGACAGACGCGGCCGACGCGGACACCGACCCGTCCGACGCGGAGGAGGCGGCGGCCGGAACCGTCGGCACGGGGAGGCCCGCGACGGGCGGTGCGACGGCCGCCCGCAGGACGGACGGCACCGCGACCGGGGCCCGGGGATCGGGCCTCGCCGGGGAGCACCCGCCGGTCGTCACCTCGCTCGTCCCGTACGCCTTCGACCTGCTGGACTCCCGCTCCGGGTATCCGGCGGGCATCCGTGACCCGCGCTGGCAGCAGGCGGTGTTCACGGCCGGTGGCGACCCCGAGCTGCTGCACGCCGCCGCCGCGCGGGCGATCACCGATGTGTGCCGGGAGCTGCGTGCGGCCGGGCACACCGCGGGCACGGGCGAGGCGGCCGAGACCCTGCGGATGGCGGGCGACCTGGCCAGTCTCCGGGGGCTCGCGGCCCCCGGCCGGGGCGAGGTCCTGGAGGCGCTGACGACGGTGATGGGCCAGGGCGAGCCGCTCGGCCGTGGCCGGGCTCTCGCCCGGGCGCTTGAAGTGGTGCTGGTCGGCACCGACCGGGGCCGGATCGCGCCGGGCACCCCGCGTTCGGGTCTCGGCCCGTCCGTGGAGGCGGAGTTGGCCGCGCTGCGACTGCCCGGCCCGGAGGACCCCGCCTCGCGCGAACTCCGGCTCGACCCGCTCCGCTCCACCCTCGACGGCCGCCGCGAGATCCTGCTGCAGCGCCTCGCGGTGTGCGGTGCCGGCTACGGCGAGCCCGTGGAGGTGGCCGGCACGGGCGACGGCAAGGCGCTCACCACCCGGTGGCGGGTGTCGTGGAGCCCGGCGGTTCCCGTCCGGCTCGACCTGGCCGGGATACGGGGTGTGACCGCGGCGCTGGCCGCCGAGGGCACCCTGCGGGAGACCTTCCGCCGGGAGTCGGCGGAGGGCGGGCCCACCTGTGCCCTGGTTCTCGCCGGGCTCCGAGCGGCGGCCCGCTGCGATCTGCCCGCGCTGGTCGCCGACCGGCTGGCGGACGCCGCCGCCGTGCTCCCGGCCTCGGCCACCCTGCCCGAACTGCTCGAAGCGCTCGACCTGTTGGAGGCGCTGCGCCGGGGCCATCTGCCCGGCACCACACCCGAGGGCAGGTCGGCGGCCGCCGATCTGGCCGTCGACCTCCTGGAGGCGGCGGTCCGCGCGCTGCCCGGTCTCGCGGGCAGCGACGAGCCGGAGGACGCGGCCGCGCTCGTCGCGCTCGCCTCCCGGGCCGGTGAACACCGCCTCGGTCTGCGCATGGACGACGCCCTGGGCACGCTCGCGCGCTCCGGTTCCGCGCTGATCCAAGGGGCCGCCCTCGCCGCCCGGGTCCTGCTCGACCTCGACGGCGCCGACACCGTCGGGGCTCGTGCGGCCGGCTGGATCGACACGGCCACCGGCCCCGACGGCCGTCTCGGGCTCGCCCGCCGTCTCACCGGTCTGCTCAGCGGCGTGGCCCCGCTGCTCCAGTCCGCGCCGACCGCGCTGGACCCGCTGCTCGACCGCATCGACACGCTGACGGACCAGGGCTTCCTGGACCGGCTGCCCGCCCTGCGCGGAGGCTTCGACACGCTCACCCCGGCCGGGCGCGACCGTCTGCTCGACACGGTCACCGAACGCCTCGGCGACCGCCTGGACCTCTCCCTCACCGCCTCACCGGAACTCCTCGCCCTGTGGACGGCGGCGGACACGGCGGGCCTGACAGCGGTCAACTCCCTCCGCCTGCCGACCGGTTCGACCCCGGCGGGCTCCCCCGAGAGCCCGACCGCCGAACGGCCCACCGGGGCCGAGACCGACGCCACCCGCCTTCCCGCGGCCGCCGACGCGCCCCACCCCGACGGTCGGACGTCGGTCTCCGCCCTCCACCTCTCCCCCACCGACCGCTGGCGGCTGCTTCTCGGCCGGGAGAGCGAGAAGCTGCCGCAGGGTGCCCGGCGTTACGCGCACGCGCTGGACGAGTTGTACGGCACCGGCCGGGGCGAGGGCTCCTCGGACCTCGGCCGGGGAGCCCCGGGTCAGGGCGGTGGTCAGGACGCGTCGTTCCCCACGGCCCGGGAGTGGGGCGAGGAGTTGGACGCGCTGTTCGGCGCCGAGGTCCGTGAGGAGGTGCTGGCACGGGCCGCCGACCGGGGCCGTACGGACGTCCTGGCCGAGCTGGACCCCCAGGCCGTCCGCCCGTCGGTCGATCTGCTGACCTCCGTGCTGAACCTCGCCGGAGGAATGCCCGAACAGCAACTGGCCCGACTGCGCCCGCTGGTACGACGGCTGGTCGACGAAC
This genomic stretch from Streptomyces deccanensis harbors:
- a CDS encoding ATP-binding protein yields the protein MTATDTATALPARQILPAEERHATELDFLAAHDEGPRPPGWRLTPRSVVTFVCGSGGEALKLPKPHETLPDKLVIAPKFVGERALVERCVVTLAGERGLLLVGEPGTAKSMLSELLSAAVCGTSALTVQGTAGTTEDAFRYGWNYALLLAQGPTPQALVDSPVLGAMRSGRVARVEEITRCLPEVQDALVSILSDRRVSVPELSGTDDAQVAAAPGFTVIATANLRDRGVSEMSAALKRRFNFETVHPIADVDAETALVRRQAEAAVQRAGAAFGVDDAVLDVLVTVFRDLRAGRSAEGWDVERPGTVMSTAEAVSVAASLGVAAAYLPGGDALDLVPGHLLGVVRKDDPADHARLLGYWDGPVRRRAEDGSAMWRRLWDLRENLR
- a CDS encoding vWA domain-containing protein: MTTTQDPRAAVTALADSAAPYLLGVRHHSPALAAAVPALLDASGADVVCVELPADFQHWLPHLAAPGTLAPVALAGASEGGRLGFYPFADFSPELAALRWARDRGKEVICCDLPMSDPAWSVDRLVPSAEAPAPHADHPAPGSHTTTADPAGGTAGASGPDSDPGSPMADASGPTADAADPTPGASSTGAEPGSPAPAVGTRSVVVEGTAVASPTAFAAALTAAGTGRDGDDLWDRCVEVLAPGCAPEAIRRAALGVGWALRRDAESAGGVPLVDLAREAHMRDTIARAAAGGRRVAAVIGAFHAPALTDAADADTDPSDAEEAAAGTVGTGRPATGGATAARRTDGTATGARGSGLAGEHPPVVTSLVPYAFDLLDSRSGYPAGIRDPRWQQAVFTAGGDPELLHAAAARAITDVCRELRAAGHTAGTGEAAETLRMAGDLASLRGLAAPGRGEVLEALTTVMGQGEPLGRGRALARALEVVLVGTDRGRIAPGTPRSGLGPSVEAELAALRLPGPEDPASRELRLDPLRSTLDGRREILLQRLAVCGAGYGEPVEVAGTGDGKALTTRWRVSWSPAVPVRLDLAGIRGVTAALAAEGTLRETFRRESAEGGPTCALVLAGLRAAARCDLPALVADRLADAAAVLPASATLPELLEALDLLEALRRGHLPGTTPEGRSAAADLAVDLLEAAVRALPGLAGSDEPEDAAALVALASRAGEHRLGLRMDDALGTLARSGSALIQGAALAARVLLDLDGADTVGARAAGWIDTATGPDGRLGLARRLTGLLSGVAPLLQSAPTALDPLLDRIDTLTDQGFLDRLPALRGGFDTLTPAGRDRLLDTVTERLGDRLDLSLTASPELLALWTAADTAGLTAVNSLRLPTGSTPAGSPESPTAERPTGAETDATRLPAAADAPHPDGRTSVSALHLSPTDRWRLLLGRESEKLPQGARRYAHALDELYGTGRGEGSSDLGRGAPGQGGGQDASFPTAREWGEELDALFGAEVREEVLARAADRGRTDVLAELDPQAVRPSVDLLTSVLNLAGGMPEQQLARLRPLVRRLVDELAKELATRMRPALTGLATPRPTRRPGGRLDLPRTLRVNLASTHRTADGRTVVVPERPVFSTRSRKEADWRLILVVDVSGSMEASVIWSALTAAVLGGVPTLSTHFLAFSTDVIDLTDRVDDPLSLLLEVRVGGGTHIAAGLAHARSLVTVPSRTLVVVVSDFEEGYPLGGLLGEVRALASSGVHLMGCAALDDTGTPRYSVPVAQQLVAAGMPVAALSPLALARWVGDRLRGESR